A single region of the Populus nigra chromosome 2, ddPopNigr1.1, whole genome shotgun sequence genome encodes:
- the LOC133681388 gene encoding ubiquitin-conjugating enzyme E2-23 kDa has translation MSSPSKRREMDLMKLMMSDYKVELINDGMQEFYVHFNGPNESPYHGGVWRIKVELPDAYPYRSPSIGFVNKIYHPNVDEMSGSVCLDVINQTWSPMFDLVNVFEVFIPQLLLYPNPSDPLNGEAAALMMRDKPAYELRVKEYCEKYAKPEDIGAAPEENSSDEELSEDEYESLDDEMAGQADP, from the exons ATGTCTTCCCCTAGCAAACGAAGAGAGATGGACTTGATGAAATT GATGATGAGTGATTACAAGGTAGAGCTGATCAATGATGGCATGCAAGAGTTTTATGTTCATTTCAATGGACCCAATGAAA GTCCTTACCATGGAGGTGTGTGGAGGATAAAGGTTGAGCTACCAGATGCGTATCCCTATAGATCTCCCTCAATAGGCTTTGTTAATAAGATCTACCATCCAAATGTTGATGAAAT GTCTGGCTCAGTTTGTTTAGACGTTATTAATCAGACTTGGAGCCCCATGTTTG ATTTGGTAAACGTGTTTGAAGTATTCATACCACAGCTGCTTTTGTACCCTAACCCATCAGATCCATTGAATGGCGAGGCTGCAGCTCTGATGATGCGTGACAAGCCTGCTTATGAGCTAAGAGTTAAAG AATACTGTGAGAAATATGCTAAGCCAGAGGACATTGGTGCTGCCCCAGAAGAAAACTCAAGTGACGAGGAGTTGAGCGAGGATGAGTACGAGTCTCTTGATGATGAAATGGCAGGCCAAGCAGATCCGTAG
- the LOC133682686 gene encoding AT-rich interactive domain-containing protein 1 isoform X1, producing the protein MELGAEFKGLLSEMPENEFLELNSELNVNAEVESYESEKFAEDEESLHIDSTKSGVDFVEVGESGDNVVKSFMMDGSFSNEDVKGKDVDENLISDSRKSEKVENEDEVKSVVVVETDGDEEGNKGDNSEIEELDLATFEESVSSHKRKRDSIYRMLNWVTEIAKDPCDPVVGSLPEWSKWKSYGNEECWKQVLVTRESMFLKRNADSTSSAEGFVKQKYQKMHPCMYDDHAGSSYNLRERLKCRKLFPGETSSQALVCSQSSSAATQTDSDSCMEGVYDGDSSTECSVLDLPITKRIPVGPVFQAEVPEWTMPACESDSKWLGTRVWPLETSINKFVIEREPIGKGRSDSCGCQVPKSIKCVRFHITERRLRVMRELGEAFNQWRFDKMGEEVKHSWAVEDRKKFGAIVRSNPLSLDKCFWDEIFRCFPSRRREDLVSYYYNVFLLQRRANQNRSTPDSINSDDDESECELVNYGSRREAVNSPGSLLSAKKQHKYVK; encoded by the exons ATGGAATTAGGGGCGGAGTTTAAAGGGTTGTTATCTGAAATGCCAGAGAATGAGTTTTTGGAATTGAATTCGGAGTTGAATGTGAATGCTGAGGTGGAGTCTTATGAGAGTGAGAAGTTTGCCGAGGATGAAGAATCATTGCATATAGACTCAACTAAGAGTGGTGTTGATTTTGTGGAAGTTGGGGAATCAGGTGATAATGTAGTAAAGAGTTTCATGATGGACGGTTCTTTTTCTAACGAGGATGTAAAAGGCAAGGATGTTGATGAAAATTTGATATCTgattcaaggaaaagtgagaaAGTGGAAAATGAGGATGAGGTGAAGAGCGTGGTGGTGGTGGAAACTGATGGAGATGAGGAAGGAAATAAGGGTGATAACAGTGAGATTGAGGAACTGGATTTAGCAACTTTTGAGGAATCTGTTTCTAGTCATAAGAGGAAACGGGATTCCATTTATAGGATGCTGAACTGGGTTACTGAGATTGCAAAGGATCCATGTGATCCCGTGGTTGGATCCTTACCTGAGTGGTCAAAGTGGAAAAGTTATGGGAATGAGGAATGCTGGAAGCAGGTTTTGGTGACCCGGGAATCGATGTTTCTGAAAAGAAATGCTGATTCAACTTCAAGTGCAGAGGGGTTTGTTAAGCAG AAATATCAGAAGATGCATCCATGTATGTATGATGACCATGCTGGATCTAGTTACAATCTTAGAGAGAGGTTAAAATGTAGAAAGCTTTTTCCTGGGGAAACATCGTCTCAAGCACTTGTTTGCTCACAGTCATCTTCTGCAGCCACCCAAACTGATTCAGATTCTTGCATGGAAGGGGTTTATGATGGTGATTCTTCAACTGAATGTTCAGTGCTTGACCTGCCAATTACAAAGAGAATTCCTGTGGGGCCAGTTTTTCAGGCTGAAGTACCAGAATGGACCATGCCGGCTTGTGAAAGTGACTCAAAGTGGCTCGGGACTCGGGTTTGGCCACTTGAAACTTCAATTAACAAATTTGTTATTGAAAGGGAACCTATCGGTAAGGGAAGGTCAGATTCCTGCGGTTGCCAAGTGCCAAAATCTATCAAATGTGTCAGATTTCACATTACTGAGCGAAGGTTGAGAGTGATGCGTGAATTGGGGGAGGCTTTTAATCAATGGAGATTTGATAAGATGGGTGAAGAAGTAAAACACTCCTGGGCGGTGGAAGATCGAAAGAAGTTTGGAGCTATAGTGAGGTCAAATCCTCTATCTCTTGATAAGTGTTTTTGGGACGAGATATTCCGATGTTTCCCAAGTAGGAGAAGGGAAGATCTGGTGAGCTATTACTACAATGTATTTCTTTTGCAGCGCAGAGCAAACCAGAATAGGTCCACTCCAGACAGCATCaatagtgatgatgatgaatcaGAATGTGAATTAGTAAACTATGGCTCTAGGCGCGAGGCAGTCAATTCACCAGGCTCCCTCTTATCAGCAAAGAAGCAACATAAATATGTTAAATAG
- the LOC133682686 gene encoding AT-rich interactive domain-containing protein 1 isoform X2: protein MELGAEFKGLLSEMPENEFLELNSELNVNAEVESYESEKFAEDEESLHIDSTKSGVDFVEVGESGDNVVKSFMMDGSFSNEDVKGKDVDENLISDSRKSEKVENEDEVKSVVVVETDGDEEGNKGDNSEIEELDLATFEESVSSHKRKRDSIYRMLNWVTEIAKDPCDPVVGSLPEWSKWKSYGNEECWKQVLVTRESMFLKRNADSTSSAEGFVKQSSSAATQTDSDSCMEGVYDGDSSTECSVLDLPITKRIPVGPVFQAEVPEWTMPACESDSKWLGTRVWPLETSINKFVIEREPIGKGRSDSCGCQVPKSIKCVRFHITERRLRVMRELGEAFNQWRFDKMGEEVKHSWAVEDRKKFGAIVRSNPLSLDKCFWDEIFRCFPSRRREDLVSYYYNVFLLQRRANQNRSTPDSINSDDDESECELVNYGSRREAVNSPGSLLSAKKQHKYVK from the exons ATGGAATTAGGGGCGGAGTTTAAAGGGTTGTTATCTGAAATGCCAGAGAATGAGTTTTTGGAATTGAATTCGGAGTTGAATGTGAATGCTGAGGTGGAGTCTTATGAGAGTGAGAAGTTTGCCGAGGATGAAGAATCATTGCATATAGACTCAACTAAGAGTGGTGTTGATTTTGTGGAAGTTGGGGAATCAGGTGATAATGTAGTAAAGAGTTTCATGATGGACGGTTCTTTTTCTAACGAGGATGTAAAAGGCAAGGATGTTGATGAAAATTTGATATCTgattcaaggaaaagtgagaaAGTGGAAAATGAGGATGAGGTGAAGAGCGTGGTGGTGGTGGAAACTGATGGAGATGAGGAAGGAAATAAGGGTGATAACAGTGAGATTGAGGAACTGGATTTAGCAACTTTTGAGGAATCTGTTTCTAGTCATAAGAGGAAACGGGATTCCATTTATAGGATGCTGAACTGGGTTACTGAGATTGCAAAGGATCCATGTGATCCCGTGGTTGGATCCTTACCTGAGTGGTCAAAGTGGAAAAGTTATGGGAATGAGGAATGCTGGAAGCAGGTTTTGGTGACCCGGGAATCGATGTTTCTGAAAAGAAATGCTGATTCAACTTCAAGTGCAGAGGGGTTTGTTAAGCAG TCATCTTCTGCAGCCACCCAAACTGATTCAGATTCTTGCATGGAAGGGGTTTATGATGGTGATTCTTCAACTGAATGTTCAGTGCTTGACCTGCCAATTACAAAGAGAATTCCTGTGGGGCCAGTTTTTCAGGCTGAAGTACCAGAATGGACCATGCCGGCTTGTGAAAGTGACTCAAAGTGGCTCGGGACTCGGGTTTGGCCACTTGAAACTTCAATTAACAAATTTGTTATTGAAAGGGAACCTATCGGTAAGGGAAGGTCAGATTCCTGCGGTTGCCAAGTGCCAAAATCTATCAAATGTGTCAGATTTCACATTACTGAGCGAAGGTTGAGAGTGATGCGTGAATTGGGGGAGGCTTTTAATCAATGGAGATTTGATAAGATGGGTGAAGAAGTAAAACACTCCTGGGCGGTGGAAGATCGAAAGAAGTTTGGAGCTATAGTGAGGTCAAATCCTCTATCTCTTGATAAGTGTTTTTGGGACGAGATATTCCGATGTTTCCCAAGTAGGAGAAGGGAAGATCTGGTGAGCTATTACTACAATGTATTTCTTTTGCAGCGCAGAGCAAACCAGAATAGGTCCACTCCAGACAGCATCaatagtgatgatgatgaatcaGAATGTGAATTAGTAAACTATGGCTCTAGGCGCGAGGCAGTCAATTCACCAGGCTCCCTCTTATCAGCAAAGAAGCAACATAAATATGTTAAATAG